CTACCGCACAGCTCACCCGGCCCCCGAGCCGCGGCGTCAGGTGCTGCGCCCCGTCGCTCGAAACGACGACAGCTTCAAGGTCGTCAAGGATCCGGACATCCCGGACGGCTTCATCGTTCGGGGTACGCGCCCCGAGCGGTGGGTTCGCCAGACGCAGTTCACCAACGACGAGGCCGTCGGATACCTCGCGGACCGGCTCGCGCGCCTCGGCGTCGAGGACGCGTTGATCAAGGCCGGTGCTCAACCGGGTGCCTCGGTCACCATCGGCGATGTCTCGTTCGACTGGGAGCCGCAGACACCGGCCGGTGTCGAGATCACCATGACCGGCCGCGGCACCGATGCTCGACTCGATCAGGTCGAGCGCATCGGCGCATCCGAACGTAAGCATGCCCGCCAGGTACGCCGCGGGCTCGATACCGAACAGGAGTAGACGTGGTGTCGGTGCGTGAATCCGATTCGCCCGTAACGGCTCTCACCGATACCCGTCGCACGATTGCCGACGCCAAGCGCATCGTGGTCAAGATCGGATCCTCGGCGCTCACCAGTCTCGACACCGGTCTCGATCTGGGCCGACTCGATCTGCTCGCCGATGCCATCGAGTCGCGGATGCGTAGCGGCACCGACGTGGTGGTCGTCTCGTCCGGCGCGATCGGTGCAGGCATGGCACCGCTCGGCCTCACCAGACGCCCGCGCGATCTCGCAACGAAGCAGGCCGCGGCGAGCGTAGGACAGCTTGCTCTGGTCAACGCCTGGAGTTCGTCGTTCCACCGGTACGGCCGCACGGTGGGGCAGGTGCTGCTGACAGCCGAGGACATCGCGCGTCGAACCAATCACCGCAATGCGCAGCGCACGTTGGATCGACTGCGCTCGCTCGGTGCGGTCGCCATCGTCAACGAGAACGACACCGTCGCCACCGCGGAAATTCGTTTCGGCGACAACGATCGGCTCGCAGCTCTGGTGGCCCATCTCGTCGGTGCGGACGCACTGTTCCTGCTCTCGGACGTCGACGGGTTGTACGACGGCGATCCCCGCAAGGGTTCCGCCACGTTGATTCCGGACGTCTCGAGCCCGGAGGATCTCGACGGCGTGGTCGCGGGGTCCGGAGGAGCGCTCGGTACCGGCGGAATGGCCTCCAAGCTGTCCGCTGCCCGCCTGGCGGCCGACGCAGGTGTGCCCGTGCTGCTGGCCGCGGCGTCCGATGCTGCCCAGGCGCTGACGACGTCCGAGGTGGGTACCGCATTCGCAGCTCGGCCGACACGGTTGTCCGCTCGCAAGTTCTGGGTGCGGCATGCCGCCGATGCAGCCGGCGAACTGCACCTGGACGCTGGGGCCGTGCGAGCGGTCGTGGAGCGTCGACGGTCGTTGCTGTCCGCTGGGGTCACGTCGGTGACGGGTGCCTTTCACGGTGGAGACGTGGTCTCACTGATGGACCCGGACGGCACACTGGTGGCCCGCGGGGTCGTCGCATACGACTCCGGAGAGCTGGCCGGAATGCTCGGCCGCTCGACGGGTGAGTTGGCCGCGGAGCTACAGCGGCCGGTGGTTCACGCCGACGATCTGGTTCCCGCCTGATCGAGAGTGTCGGCCAGCGCCGTCGCGGTCTCGGAGCAACCCGCATGCACTGTGAGAGAGGCGAATTCGTCGCCCCGAGTGGTCCCGCGATTGACGATGACGATCGGCTTTCCGGTCTTGGACGCGTGCCGGACGAAACGTAGGCCGGACATGACGGTCAGCGAGGAGCCGAGCACCAGTAGTGCATCACTCCGGTCCACCAGATCGTAGGCCTCGGCAACGCGCGGCTTGGGTACGCTTTCGCCGAAGTAGACGATGTCGGGTTTGAGTATGCCGCAACATGTTTCGCAATCGACCATCCGGAAGTGTGCGGTCGAGGAGATGATGGCGTCGGCGTCGGGAGCGATCTCGACACCATCCGCAGGTGCGACGGATTCGAGAAAGCCGGGATTGGCGCGATCGAGCCTTCGGGCCAACTCGAACCGCGAGATCAACCGCTCGCAGTTCAGACAGCGCACCCGGGCGTAGACGCCGTGCAGGTCGATGACGTTCCGGCTGCCGGCCTTGGTGTGCAGCATGTCGACGTTCTGGGTGATGATTCCGGTGACGACGCCTGCACGTTCGAGCCGGGCGAGGGCTCGATGTCCGTCGTTGGGCATTGCAGCGTCCATGTGCCGCCATCCGACGTGGTTGCGAGCCCAGTAATGACGACGGAACTCGGCGTCGCCGATGAACTGCTGGAACGTCATCGGGTTGCGGGGCGGCGACTGCGGGCCGCGATAGTCGGGAATACCCGAGTCGGTGGACATGCCTGCACCGCTGACGACGGTGATCGTCCGACCGCCGAGTAGCGAGGTGAGTTGCTCGTACGTAGTCGCGGACGCGGTGGGTGCATTCACTTCGTCCAGGGTAGCGACCGATCGCACTACGGGCTACCGACACGAACGGCCCGCACGGACGCGGGTGCGTCGGTGCGGGCCGATGTACGAGTGAGGGTTACGCAGGTACCTCGACGAGGGGGTACACGCCGTTCTCGTCGTGGGTCTCGTTGCCGACGACGGGAGGATTGAACACGCACAGCATGCGCATCTGGGTACGCGGCTCGACCGTGTGGCGCTCGTGTCCGTTGAGCAGGTACATCGATCCTGCCCCGAGCTCGTAGGTCTCTCCGGTCTCGCGGTCGGTGAGCGTTCCTTCGCCTTCGATCAGCCACACGGCCTCGACGTGGTTGGCGTAGTGGAAGTTGTTCACCGTGCCGGCTTGGATCGTGGTCTCGTGGAACGAGAATCCGACTTTGTCGCCGCCGAGAATGATTCTCTTGCTGCGCCAGTTGCCGTCTTCACTCGAGATGTCACGGTCGGTGCCGGTGATCTCCTGTGTGGTGCGAACGATCATACGATGTCCTCCTTCGATATCGGTGTGTGCGAAAGGGTCTCTAGGAGAGGACCTTCGCCACTGCACTTTCGATGATGTCCAGGCCGCGGTCGAGCTCGTCGATCGTTGTGGTCAACGGGGGAAGAAGCTTGACGACCTCGTCCTTGGGGCCTGCGGTCTCGACGAGCAGACGCTCGTCGTAGCAGAGCTGAGACACCTTGCCGGCCAACTCGGCGTCGTCGAACACCAAGGCCTGGACCATGCCGCGACCGCGGGTCGAGATGCCGTCGAACTTGGCGCACAGCTTGATGAACCGATCCTGGATGTGCTCGCCCTTGGCGAGGGTTTCCTTCTCGAACTTGTCGTCGGACCAGTAGTGGTCGATGGCTGCCTTCGCCGTGACGAACGACGGGTTGAAGCCGCGGAAGGTGCCGTTGTGCTCACCCGGTGCCCAGACGTCCAGCTCGGGCTTGAACAGTGTCAGCGCCAGCGGCATGCCGTAGCCGCCGATGGACTTCGACAGGGTGACGATGTCCGGGGTGATGCCGGCTTCCTCGAACGAGAAGAACTGGCCGGTGCGGCCGCAGCCCATCTGCACGTCGTCGACGATCAGCAGAATTTCGCGTCGCGAGCACAGTTCGGCCAACGCGCGCAACCACTCCGGACGTGCGACGTTGATTCCGCCCTCGCCCTGAATGGTCTCCACGATCACCGCGGCCGGACGGTTGAATCCACTGCCCGAGTCGTCGAGAACGCGCTCGAACCACTGGAAGTCCTCGGTGACGCCGCCGAAGTAGTTGTCGTACGGCATCGGAGTGGTGTGCACCAATGGAATTCCGGCGCCAGCTCGCTTCATCGAGTTGCCGGTGACCGACAACGCGCCGAGTGTCATGCCGTGGAATGCGTTGGTGAAGTTGATGATCGCCTCGCGGCCGGTGACCTTGCGAGCGAGCTTGAGCGCTGCCTCGACGGTGTTGGTGCCTGTCGGGCCGGGGAACTGAACTTTGTAGTCCAGGCCGCGGGGGTCGAGGATGTTCTTCTTGAACGACTCGAGGAACTCACGCTTGGCGACGGTGGACATGTCGAGTCCGTGGGTGATGCCATCGCTGGTGATGTAGTCCACCAACGCGCTCTTGATCATGTCGTTGTTGTGGCCGTAGTTGAGTGCGCCTGCGCCACCGAAGAAATCGAGGTAGTCGTTACCGTTCTCGTCGGTGATGACCGAGTTCTTCGCGGTGGTGAACACGGCGGGCCACTGGCGACTGTAGCTACGCACGCCGGACTCGACGGTCTCGAATACATCGGGCTTCTCTGTTGTCACTGTGTTCTTTTCGGTCATGTTCTGCTTGTTCCTTTCGTAATTCCGCGATGCGTCGGGGCCCACTGTGTAGAGCTCTTCGGCTTCGTGGCTATCAGGGAAATCGTTGGGCGCGAACAAATCCGACCTGACGATGTCGGTGCCTCGCTTACGTGCGAGGCTCGTGAAGGTTGCGATGGACGCTTCGTTGTCCGGGCTGATCGTCGTTTCCAGATGCGTGATGCCCTGTGGTTCGAGGCGGTCGAGCAGCTCCATCAGCATGCGACCGGCAAGTCCCTTGCCACGCTGGTCCGCATCCACGGCGACCTGCCACACGAACAGTGTGCGCGGGGCGTCCTGGCGGATGTATCCGGTGACGAAACCGACTGCGCGGCCGTCGATATCGGATACGACGGTGGTGGCCGCGAAATCACGGCACCACAACACGTACGAGTAGCTGGAATTGAGATCCAGAACTCGCGAATCTCTTGCGATCTCCCAGAGCCGGACTCCGTCGGAGATCTGTGGCTTACGAAACTTCACTGCGTCCGGCGCAGTGAGCGGGGTACCTCTCAGCAATGCGGGCTTCATAGGAAATACAAACGTAACAACGTTGCCCAGGCATATCGACTGCGCCGGGAAATCGACCCCGGAAACGGACATGCTTCCCCAGGTTAACCGACGAATGTGATGGTGCTCACACGATCGGCGCCCGGCAGGCGTTACCCAGAAATGCGCGGTATAAACCCCGGTTTGCCGAGAATCTTCATTTCGGTGTTGCGAGCGCGAACGGCAACACCGCCAGAGCACCCGCTGACGTCAGAGCAGACGTGGCACAGGTGAACGTCCACCCGGTGTCGGTCAGCAGATCGATCAACAGAATCGGCCCTGGCACGGACGATACGTCCGGAACCTCCCACGAGTCCACCAGGCCGGCGACCCGAAACGCGGAATTAGCGGCCGATACCGGCGGGTGACCGGGCCTGACCTGCATCATCCCCAGATCCTGCAACTTGCCGACGGCTGCCAATCGCGCGGCGATCGACCGCACCAGCAGCGGGTGAGTGGGGGAGTCGAGGGCGAGAACGGCAGCGGGCCGCTGCTTCCAGTCCCAATTGGCCAGCACTGTGATGCAGGCTTTCTCGAGAGCATCGGTGGCAGGGGCATCGGGCGCGTCCAGCAGAGCCCGCAAGCGGCTACCCCAACCCAGGTCGGTCAAGCGACCCAACACACGTCCCGGCTCGTGCGGATCTGCGATCTTGCCCGAGAGGGATACACCCAGCTTCTTCATGCCGCTCGGCCACTGCTTTCTCGGCTGCAGGTCGATGCCCGGCCGATCCAGCCGTGCTCTTGCCGAATCGACCGAGGCCGCGTCGACGGAAGCGGACAGGTGCTCACCCGTGCAGTTGTCACACCGTCCGCAGCGATCGGACTCGCTGCCCGGTGCGCCGAGGTCGGGATCGTCGAGCTGCCGACGCAGGAACTCCATCCGGCACCCGTCGGTGCTCTGGTAGTCGAGCATGGCCTGCTGTTCGCGGTCCCTCGCTTGTTCGAGGCGCTCGTAACGGTCCGCGTCGTACGTCCACTGTTCCCCGGTGGCCATCCAGCCGCCACGAACGCGTCTGACCGCTCCGTCGACGTCGAGGACCTTGAGGACCATCTCGAGCCTGCTGCGGTTCAGCTCGACCAGCGGCTCCAGTGCCTGCGTCGATTGAGCCTTCTCGGTGTTCAAGGCCTCTATGACCTGCCGCACCAGATGTTCGCGGGGGAAGGCGACCGAGGCGAAGTAGCTCCAGATCTGCCGATCCTCGTGGCCGGGAAGCAGCACCACGTCGGCTCGTTCCGTGGCGCGCCCGGCACGGCCGACCTGCTGGTAGTACGAAATCGGAGACGATGGAGCCCCCATGTGCACCACGAAACCGAGATCGGGCTTGTCGAACCCCATGCCGAGCGCGGACGTGGCGACGAGTGCCTTGACTCGGTTGGCGAGCAGATCACCTTCGAGCGATTCGCGCTCCGTGGGGTCCGTTTGACCGGTGTACGACGCAACGACGTGGCCCTGATCGGTCAACAGAGCCGCGAGGTCCTTGGCCGCCGACACCGTCAGGGTGTAGATGATTCCGGACCCGGGCAGAGTCTTCAGGTGATCGCCGAGCCAGGCGGCCCGTTCGGTGGCGTTGTCGATCTTCACCACCGCCATGCGCAGCGAATCGCGGGCGAGCCCGCCGCGCAGTACGAGCGTGTCGCCACCGCCGACACCCAGCTGTGCCGCAACGTCGTCCACCACGCGGTCGTTGGCCGTTGCGGTGGTCGCGAGTACGGGAATACCGTCGCGCAGCTCGGCGATCAGGGTGCGGATACGCCGGTAGTCCGGCCTGAAATCGTGGCCCCAATCCGAGACGCAGTGCGCCTCGTCGACCACAACCAGGCCGGCGTCCCCGGCCAGGGACGGCAGCACCTGATCGCGGAAATCGGGGTTGTTCAAACGCTCGGGACTGACCAGCAACACATCGAGCTCACCGGAGTTGACCTGCTGGTGAATGTCGTCCCATTCGGTCATGTTCCCCGAGTTGATCGTGGCTGCCCGAACGCCTGCGCGCTCTGCGGAGGCCACCTGATTACGCATCAAAGCCAACAAGGGGGAGACGATGACCGTAGGACCCAGGCCCTGAGCGCGTAGAAGCTTCGCGGCGATGAAGTACACGGCAGACTTTCCCCAGCCTGTTCGCTGCACCACCAGAGCACGTCGACGGTGCACCACCAGGGCCTCGATCGCCGTCCACTGGTCGTCCCGCAGCACAGCGTCGGGGCCGGCGAGCTCGCGCAACAACCTTTCGGCGTCATCGCGCAAGTTGCCCACGGTCGCGTGCGTCGCTGTCGTCATACCGTCCATCGTGCAGCATCGGTACGACAAGGGACCGTGCTGCGTGCTCCTCGTTCGTTCCGCAAGCTCCAGTCAGGCTTGGCTGACGCGCACCATGTTTCCGGCCGGATCGCGGAAGGCTGCGTCGCGCGCACCCCACGGCTGACTCGTCGGTTCCTGCAGAATCTCGGCGGTACCTGCCGCTCGGATCTTTTCGAACGCTCCGTCGAGGTCATCGGCACGGAAGAGCAAGCCCGGCATCTCGCCCTTGGCGAGCAGAGCCGCGATCTGATCGCCGAGCTCCTGCGAGCGGCCCGCGTGCGGCTGCGACAACACGATCTCGATCTCGGGTTGATCGCTGGGAGACAACGTGATCCAGCGATAGCCGTCGTTGGCGACCTCGCTCTTCACCTCGAGTCCGAGGGCGTCGCGATAGAAGGCCAAGGAGGCATCGGGGTCGTCGGTGTAGATGTGTACGTGGCTCAGTGAGAGTGTCATGACGCAAGGCTAGAACGCCCCGGTCGTCGTTGCTTCTCCGATTCTGCTCGGTTCGGTGGCGGTGTCGGCTGCAGCGGTGCCACGCATCGGCCGACCTAGAACCATGGCTCGGCAACTCGGTACCGCTCGGCTGTCGCGGTGATCACGGGCGCGATATGCGCTGGGCGTCTCGCCGACGATCTCGGTGAACCGTGAACTGAAGGAACCGAGGCTGGTGCAACCCACCGCGAAGCATGCTTCGGTGACGGTCATATCTCCCCGGCGCAGCAGGGCCTTGGCGCGCTCGATTCTTCGGGTCATCAGATGGGCGTACGGCGTCTCCCCGTATGCCTCGCGGAAGCGGCGGCTGAAGTGCGCGGTGGACATCAGTGCCGTGCGGGCGAGGGTCGGCACGTCGAGAGGTTCGGCGAAGTCGCGGTCCATCCGATCACGTGCGCGACGCAACAGTCGGAGTTCGTTCACGTCC
The nucleotide sequence above comes from Rhodococcoides fascians A25f. Encoded proteins:
- the proB gene encoding glutamate 5-kinase — encoded protein: MVSVRESDSPVTALTDTRRTIADAKRIVVKIGSSALTSLDTGLDLGRLDLLADAIESRMRSGTDVVVVSSGAIGAGMAPLGLTRRPRDLATKQAAASVGQLALVNAWSSSFHRYGRTVGQVLLTAEDIARRTNHRNAQRTLDRLRSLGAVAIVNENDTVATAEIRFGDNDRLAALVAHLVGADALFLLSDVDGLYDGDPRKGSATLIPDVSSPEDLDGVVAGSGGALGTGGMASKLSAARLAADAGVPVLLAAASDAAQALTTSEVGTAFAARPTRLSARKFWVRHAADAAGELHLDAGAVRAVVERRRSLLSAGVTSVTGAFHGGDVVSLMDPDGTLVARGVVAYDSGELAGMLGRSTGELAAELQRPVVHADDLVPA
- a CDS encoding Sir2 family NAD-dependent protein deacetylase, with translation MNAPTASATTYEQLTSLLGGRTITVVSGAGMSTDSGIPDYRGPQSPPRNPMTFQQFIGDAEFRRHYWARNHVGWRHMDAAMPNDGHRALARLERAGVVTGIITQNVDMLHTKAGSRNVIDLHGVYARVRCLNCERLISRFELARRLDRANPGFLESVAPADGVEIAPDADAIISSTAHFRMVDCETCCGILKPDIVYFGESVPKPRVAEAYDLVDRSDALLVLGSSLTVMSGLRFVRHASKTGKPIVIVNRGTTRGDEFASLTVHAGCSETATALADTLDQAGTRSSA
- a CDS encoding ectoine synthase, with the translated sequence MIVRTTQEITGTDRDISSEDGNWRSKRIILGGDKVGFSFHETTIQAGTVNNFHYANHVEAVWLIEGEGTLTDRETGETYELGAGSMYLLNGHERHTVEPRTQMRMLCVFNPPVVGNETHDENGVYPLVEVPA
- the ectB gene encoding diaminobutyrate--2-oxoglutarate transaminase gives rise to the protein MTEKNTVTTEKPDVFETVESGVRSYSRQWPAVFTTAKNSVITDENGNDYLDFFGGAGALNYGHNNDMIKSALVDYITSDGITHGLDMSTVAKREFLESFKKNILDPRGLDYKVQFPGPTGTNTVEAALKLARKVTGREAIINFTNAFHGMTLGALSVTGNSMKRAGAGIPLVHTTPMPYDNYFGGVTEDFQWFERVLDDSGSGFNRPAAVIVETIQGEGGINVARPEWLRALAELCSRREILLIVDDVQMGCGRTGQFFSFEEAGITPDIVTLSKSIGGYGMPLALTLFKPELDVWAPGEHNGTFRGFNPSFVTAKAAIDHYWSDDKFEKETLAKGEHIQDRFIKLCAKFDGISTRGRGMVQALVFDDAELAGKVSQLCYDERLLVETAGPKDEVVKLLPPLTTTIDELDRGLDIIESAVAKVLS
- a CDS encoding RecQ family ATP-dependent DNA helicase, translating into MTTATHATVGNLRDDAERLLRELAGPDAVLRDDQWTAIEALVVHRRRALVVQRTGWGKSAVYFIAAKLLRAQGLGPTVIVSPLLALMRNQVASAERAGVRAATINSGNMTEWDDIHQQVNSGELDVLLVSPERLNNPDFRDQVLPSLAGDAGLVVVDEAHCVSDWGHDFRPDYRRIRTLIAELRDGIPVLATTATANDRVVDDVAAQLGVGGGDTLVLRGGLARDSLRMAVVKIDNATERAAWLGDHLKTLPGSGIIYTLTVSAAKDLAALLTDQGHVVASYTGQTDPTERESLEGDLLANRVKALVATSALGMGFDKPDLGFVVHMGAPSSPISYYQQVGRAGRATERADVVLLPGHEDRQIWSYFASVAFPREHLVRQVIEALNTEKAQSTQALEPLVELNRSRLEMVLKVLDVDGAVRRVRGGWMATGEQWTYDADRYERLEQARDREQQAMLDYQSTDGCRMEFLRRQLDDPDLGAPGSESDRCGRCDNCTGEHLSASVDAASVDSARARLDRPGIDLQPRKQWPSGMKKLGVSLSGKIADPHEPGRVLGRLTDLGWGSRLRALLDAPDAPATDALEKACITVLANWDWKQRPAAVLALDSPTHPLLVRSIAARLAAVGKLQDLGMMQVRPGHPPVSAANSAFRVAGLVDSWEVPDVSSVPGPILLIDLLTDTGWTFTCATSALTSAGALAVLPFALATPK
- a CDS encoding VOC family protein; this translates as MTLSLSHVHIYTDDPDASLAFYRDALGLEVKSEVANDGYRWITLSPSDQPEIEIVLSQPHAGRSQELGDQIAALLAKGEMPGLLFRADDLDGAFEKIRAAGTAEILQEPTSQPWGARDAAFRDPAGNMVRVSQA
- a CDS encoding helix-turn-helix transcriptional regulator, with translation MNAPDVNELRLLRRARDRMDRDFAEPLDVPTLARTALMSTAHFSRRFREAYGETPYAHLMTRRIERAKALLRRGDMTVTEACFAVGCTSLGSFSSRFTEIVGETPSAYRARDHRDSRAVPSCRAMVLGRPMRGTAAADTATEPSRIGEATTTGAF